The region TGATCCAGTCTGAACATGGCATCGTCAATGTACGCAGGAAGTTAGCTTCGTGCATATTTTCGTAATTTATACGAAAAACagtacatttaatatttttatttttatttttattcgaatatagtttattatttttttaataactgtaaATGAACTGAATACTGGTCCTTTCACAAAACCATAACAAGATAAATGTAGATCTGTATCTAAATAAACGAGTTTactatatttaaatattcacaGTCCAAGTGTTATTATACCATAAGTCAATccaaataaatcataaatgttttatgttatttttttaagaagaaagagtttaaattatttacatttttaattactCACACAGTAATTTTCTTTAGGAAACCATGTCTGCTATTAAGTTAGTTGTTGCCCAAAAGCCCCAAGATCACAGCCATTATGAGCCTTTTgaactttttaatcatttaccAAATGATGTTTGTacacaagataaacaaaacctATGCCATTTCAAGAAACACTATCTCTCGGTTGTTGCTATATTTGCCATGAAATCTATTATGTGGTAAACCTCTTCTTAGCTTTGCTGCTTTGCTCATTTCATATCAATCATTATCTTGTCTTGTTGCCAAATAATAAAATTAGTTAAGCAGTGTTTGAGATGCTCCCtattttttgctgtaattgttctttttattttattgctgacATTCAAATTGATCATgtcttttcaacaaaaaaacaaaccactttaATAAACTCATCTACAGTATTTgcattgctttttatttagattttacaaaACATCCATGTGTTTTTGGGGAAACAATGCTTTACCGTGCTGATTGTTATTAAAACAGTGGGCTGACAATTGAAAAGAATTTCAAGTTGATGAAAAGAAATTAGGATAAAAGAGTAAAATGCGGTGTTCAGCACTTCAAACCAGCAATGCCGTGTACATTACCATTTTAATTGATATGTAACAAAAAGCCAATGATGCcacatattttaacaaacatgtGGCATATAAACAGGCTATAAGGTTTAAGTACAGCATGCCAAAATAATCAACACAATTTAATCAACAGTTTTAATAACTTCCAAGCATTTACAGAACAACAAAGTCTCAAACACTTTCATGGGCTGCTTGGTAACAGTGCAGAGTTACGACTAAAAGCTTTCATGAACGctaagcaaaaacaaaccactcTTGAATGTTTCACTCAGTCATCGTACTTCAGCTTTCTGATCTTTCCCTTGTGACGGTCGATCTCACGCTGGAGGCGTTCAATCTCCTTCTTGTGGTGATCAATTTCATCCAGGTGGTGCTGCTTCAGCGCGGCCAGCTGCTCCCGCTCTTTACGCCTGAAGTGCGAGCGGATAAACAAACAGGTTAACTACATTACTACGCAAGATACCATTTATTTGGTGCGGACTGCGATGCATACTTGAAATACATCTCCTCCTGAGCGGCTTCCCTCTTCCCAAAGGCTccgcctgcctctctgatggtaccTCCACCGCCTCCACCTTTACCTGCACCTTTACCCAGTTCGCCcaactgagaggaaacaaataaaaggaggaGGGCGGGGGGGGGCGGGGTAATACAATTAAttaatttagataaataaacaacacatgCTTCAAATCacagtgttttaaactttagttgTAAATATTTGGGGGTTTAAAATAGATTCATAACACTGAAGGTCAAAGTCAGGCATGCTTCAcagcagaggaaagaaaaggcttctttaattttaaaagtaaacaacGCAGCTGATTTCCTCTCACCTTCTACACTGTCACCTTCAGGTGAAACTTTGGCAATACGTTTCCCAGAATAAATGTTATAATTCAGATGAATTATATTAGATCTAATCTGTTTTATATAGCATAACACCAGCACTGAAAATGTGCAATACCTTTTGTATGGGTTCCAACTGTATGTATTATAATACAGCTAGCAAGATTTGTTAGAGCATATATGCTAACGACTCATACACACGGCTGACAGTCTACAAGTAGATATTATGGAGTCATTTGTTTATGAGCCATTTATTACCTGGTCGGATGACATTCTCAGCTGAGTAATGACAAAGTTCCTGACGCCAGGCCTCAAAAACCTCGCCATTTTTGATTTTCACATAGGAAAACAACTGACTCCGTAGCTTGTCCTTGTCCACTAAAATACACCACAGGACCGCACCATTATCAGCGCGCCACGGGTGGCGACAGGACCGCTGGTAAACAGAAACTAACGACGAACAACAAAAGAATATGGCGGTATATCGTGATTTACCTTTTAAATAACGTTGTAAAATGTGTGCATGTACAACAGAAGCAATTAAATAAACGGTTATGAAAACTAAAGCGCCCCGCCTCCGTAATGGTACGGTCTACATAAGTAGCGTGATATGTTACGCTTTTTACGTAGCTGCTTTTCTTACGCTAATATGGCCGTTTACGCATACGTCatgaagaaaaggttttttttttacactaaataGCTATGAACAGACTATTATTAcatactttattattatttgtttctaCTAAAGCTAATCGTGTTTTACTTCTAACATATGTTCTTCTT is a window of Kryptolebias marmoratus isolate JLee-2015 linkage group LG10, ASM164957v2, whole genome shotgun sequence DNA encoding:
- the atp5if1b gene encoding ATPase inhibitor B, mitochondrial; its protein translation is MARFLRPGVRNFVITQLRMSSDQLGELGKGAGKGGGGGGTIREAGGAFGKREAAQEEMYFKRKEREQLAALKQHHLDEIDHHKKEIERLQREIDRHKGKIRKLKYDD